Proteins co-encoded in one Vidua chalybeata isolate OUT-0048 chromosome 18, bVidCha1 merged haplotype, whole genome shotgun sequence genomic window:
- the RANBP1 gene encoding ran-specific GTPase-activating protein isoform X2 produces the protein MARGVMGKAPGKRDNKNASRGPKGPRRRSVPREAHEEHDTSTENADDSNHDPQFEPIVSLPEQEIKTLEEDEEELFKMRAKLFRFASENDLPEWKERGTGDVKLLKHKEKGTIRLLMRRDKTLKICANHYITPLMELKPNAGSDRAWVWNTHADFADESPKPELLAIRFLNAENAQKFKAKFEECRNEVGKTAKKGTDKNDSADKVAEKLEELSVKEESKESEKKETKEKTEEKQ, from the exons ATGGCGCGGGGGGTTATGGGAAAAGCGCCTGGGAAACGGGACAACAAAAACGCTTCTCGGGGGCCGAAGGGGCCGCGCCGGCGGTCGGTACCGCGG gaaGCACATGAGGAGCATGATACTTCTACTGAAAATGCAGATGACTCTAACCATGATCCTCAGTTTGAACCCATAGTTTCCCTTCcagagcaagaaataaaaactctggaagaggatgaggaagaacTCTTTAAGAT GCGAGCGAAGCTCTTCCGGTTTGCATCTGAGAATGACCTTCCAGAATGGAAAGAACGAGGAACTGGTGATGTGAAACTCCTGAAACACAAGGAGAAGGGAACAATTCGCCTCCTCATGAGGAGGGATAAAACCCTTAAAATCTGTGCAAATCATTACA TCACACCGTTAATGGAGCTGAAGCCTAATGCTGGGAGCGACAGGGCGTGGGTCTGGAACACACATGCTGACTTTGCAGATGAAAGCCCCAAGCCCGAACTTCTGGCAATTCGATTTCTAAACGCAGAGA ATGCACAGAAGTTCAAGGCAAAATTTGAAGAATGCAGGAATGAAGTAGGCAAGACAGCAAAGAAAG GCACAGACAAAAATGATAGTGCTGATAAAGTTGCTGAAAAACTAGAAGAGCTTTCTGTAAAGGAAGAGAGCAAAGAATCTGAGAAGAAAGAGACCAAggaaaaaactgaagaaaagcaataa
- the RANBP1 gene encoding ran-specific GTPase-activating protein isoform X4: protein MMNYPPGRASCTHGYNEAHEEHDTSTENADDSNHDPQFEPIVSLPEQEIKTLEEDEEELFKMRAKLFRFASENDLPEWKERGTGDVKLLKHKEKGTIRLLMRRDKTLKICANHYITPLMELKPNAGSDRAWVWNTHADFADESPKPELLAIRFLNAENAQKFKAKFEECRNEVGKTAKKAGTDKNDSADKVAEKLEELSVKEESKESEKKETKEKTEEKQ, encoded by the exons ATGATGAATTACCCTCCGGGACGTGCTTCTTGCACACATGGATACAAT gaaGCACATGAGGAGCATGATACTTCTACTGAAAATGCAGATGACTCTAACCATGATCCTCAGTTTGAACCCATAGTTTCCCTTCcagagcaagaaataaaaactctggaagaggatgaggaagaacTCTTTAAGAT GCGAGCGAAGCTCTTCCGGTTTGCATCTGAGAATGACCTTCCAGAATGGAAAGAACGAGGAACTGGTGATGTGAAACTCCTGAAACACAAGGAGAAGGGAACAATTCGCCTCCTCATGAGGAGGGATAAAACCCTTAAAATCTGTGCAAATCATTACA TCACACCGTTAATGGAGCTGAAGCCTAATGCTGGGAGCGACAGGGCGTGGGTCTGGAACACACATGCTGACTTTGCAGATGAAAGCCCCAAGCCCGAACTTCTGGCAATTCGATTTCTAAACGCAGAGA ATGCACAGAAGTTCAAGGCAAAATTTGAAGAATGCAGGAATGAAGTAGGCAAGACAGCAAAGAAAG CAGGCACAGACAAAAATGATAGTGCTGATAAAGTTGCTGAAAAACTAGAAGAGCTTTCTGTAAAGGAAGAGAGCAAAGAATCTGAGAAGAAAGAGACCAAggaaaaaactgaagaaaagcaataa
- the RANBP1 gene encoding ran-specific GTPase-activating protein isoform X6, whose product MADTAEAHEEHDTSTENADDSNHDPQFEPIVSLPEQEIKTLEEDEEELFKMRAKLFRFASENDLPEWKERGTGDVKLLKHKEKGTIRLLMRRDKTLKICANHYITPLMELKPNAGSDRAWVWNTHADFADESPKPELLAIRFLNAENAQKFKAKFEECRNEVGKTAKKAGTDKNDSADKVAEKLEELSVKEESKESEKKETKEKTEEKQ is encoded by the exons ATGGCGGACACGGCG gaaGCACATGAGGAGCATGATACTTCTACTGAAAATGCAGATGACTCTAACCATGATCCTCAGTTTGAACCCATAGTTTCCCTTCcagagcaagaaataaaaactctggaagaggatgaggaagaacTCTTTAAGAT GCGAGCGAAGCTCTTCCGGTTTGCATCTGAGAATGACCTTCCAGAATGGAAAGAACGAGGAACTGGTGATGTGAAACTCCTGAAACACAAGGAGAAGGGAACAATTCGCCTCCTCATGAGGAGGGATAAAACCCTTAAAATCTGTGCAAATCATTACA TCACACCGTTAATGGAGCTGAAGCCTAATGCTGGGAGCGACAGGGCGTGGGTCTGGAACACACATGCTGACTTTGCAGATGAAAGCCCCAAGCCCGAACTTCTGGCAATTCGATTTCTAAACGCAGAGA ATGCACAGAAGTTCAAGGCAAAATTTGAAGAATGCAGGAATGAAGTAGGCAAGACAGCAAAGAAAG CAGGCACAGACAAAAATGATAGTGCTGATAAAGTTGCTGAAAAACTAGAAGAGCTTTCTGTAAAGGAAGAGAGCAAAGAATCTGAGAAGAAAGAGACCAAggaaaaaactgaagaaaagcaataa
- the RANBP1 gene encoding ran-specific GTPase-activating protein isoform X5 — translation MREPGRPGIFREAHEEHDTSTENADDSNHDPQFEPIVSLPEQEIKTLEEDEEELFKMRAKLFRFASENDLPEWKERGTGDVKLLKHKEKGTIRLLMRRDKTLKICANHYITPLMELKPNAGSDRAWVWNTHADFADESPKPELLAIRFLNAENAQKFKAKFEECRNEVGKTAKKAGTDKNDSADKVAEKLEELSVKEESKESEKKETKEKTEEKQ, via the exons ATGAGGGAGCCCGGGCGACCCGGGATCTTTCGG gaaGCACATGAGGAGCATGATACTTCTACTGAAAATGCAGATGACTCTAACCATGATCCTCAGTTTGAACCCATAGTTTCCCTTCcagagcaagaaataaaaactctggaagaggatgaggaagaacTCTTTAAGAT GCGAGCGAAGCTCTTCCGGTTTGCATCTGAGAATGACCTTCCAGAATGGAAAGAACGAGGAACTGGTGATGTGAAACTCCTGAAACACAAGGAGAAGGGAACAATTCGCCTCCTCATGAGGAGGGATAAAACCCTTAAAATCTGTGCAAATCATTACA TCACACCGTTAATGGAGCTGAAGCCTAATGCTGGGAGCGACAGGGCGTGGGTCTGGAACACACATGCTGACTTTGCAGATGAAAGCCCCAAGCCCGAACTTCTGGCAATTCGATTTCTAAACGCAGAGA ATGCACAGAAGTTCAAGGCAAAATTTGAAGAATGCAGGAATGAAGTAGGCAAGACAGCAAAGAAAG CAGGCACAGACAAAAATGATAGTGCTGATAAAGTTGCTGAAAAACTAGAAGAGCTTTCTGTAAAGGAAGAGAGCAAAGAATCTGAGAAGAAAGAGACCAAggaaaaaactgaagaaaagcaataa
- the RANBP1 gene encoding ran-specific GTPase-activating protein isoform X1 has translation MARGVMGKAPGKRDNKNASRGPKGPRRRSVPREAHEEHDTSTENADDSNHDPQFEPIVSLPEQEIKTLEEDEEELFKMRAKLFRFASENDLPEWKERGTGDVKLLKHKEKGTIRLLMRRDKTLKICANHYITPLMELKPNAGSDRAWVWNTHADFADESPKPELLAIRFLNAENAQKFKAKFEECRNEVGKTAKKAGTDKNDSADKVAEKLEELSVKEESKESEKKETKEKTEEKQ, from the exons ATGGCGCGGGGGGTTATGGGAAAAGCGCCTGGGAAACGGGACAACAAAAACGCTTCTCGGGGGCCGAAGGGGCCGCGCCGGCGGTCGGTACCGCGG gaaGCACATGAGGAGCATGATACTTCTACTGAAAATGCAGATGACTCTAACCATGATCCTCAGTTTGAACCCATAGTTTCCCTTCcagagcaagaaataaaaactctggaagaggatgaggaagaacTCTTTAAGAT GCGAGCGAAGCTCTTCCGGTTTGCATCTGAGAATGACCTTCCAGAATGGAAAGAACGAGGAACTGGTGATGTGAAACTCCTGAAACACAAGGAGAAGGGAACAATTCGCCTCCTCATGAGGAGGGATAAAACCCTTAAAATCTGTGCAAATCATTACA TCACACCGTTAATGGAGCTGAAGCCTAATGCTGGGAGCGACAGGGCGTGGGTCTGGAACACACATGCTGACTTTGCAGATGAAAGCCCCAAGCCCGAACTTCTGGCAATTCGATTTCTAAACGCAGAGA ATGCACAGAAGTTCAAGGCAAAATTTGAAGAATGCAGGAATGAAGTAGGCAAGACAGCAAAGAAAG CAGGCACAGACAAAAATGATAGTGCTGATAAAGTTGCTGAAAAACTAGAAGAGCTTTCTGTAAAGGAAGAGAGCAAAGAATCTGAGAAGAAAGAGACCAAggaaaaaactgaagaaaagcaataa
- the RANBP1 gene encoding ran-specific GTPase-activating protein isoform X3 — translation MARGVMGKAPGKRDNKNASRGPKGPRRRSVPREAHEEHDTSTENADDSNHDPQFEPIVSLPEQEIKTLEEDEEELFKMRAKLFRFASENDLPEWKERGTGDVKLLKHKEKGTIRLLMRRDKTLKICANHYITPLMELKPNAGSDRAWVWNTHADFADESPKPELLAIRFLNAENAQKFKAKFEECRNEVGKTAKKDAKKLRAYLDTLLVAEQLARCYTFLSPCD, via the exons ATGGCGCGGGGGGTTATGGGAAAAGCGCCTGGGAAACGGGACAACAAAAACGCTTCTCGGGGGCCGAAGGGGCCGCGCCGGCGGTCGGTACCGCGG gaaGCACATGAGGAGCATGATACTTCTACTGAAAATGCAGATGACTCTAACCATGATCCTCAGTTTGAACCCATAGTTTCCCTTCcagagcaagaaataaaaactctggaagaggatgaggaagaacTCTTTAAGAT GCGAGCGAAGCTCTTCCGGTTTGCATCTGAGAATGACCTTCCAGAATGGAAAGAACGAGGAACTGGTGATGTGAAACTCCTGAAACACAAGGAGAAGGGAACAATTCGCCTCCTCATGAGGAGGGATAAAACCCTTAAAATCTGTGCAAATCATTACA TCACACCGTTAATGGAGCTGAAGCCTAATGCTGGGAGCGACAGGGCGTGGGTCTGGAACACACATGCTGACTTTGCAGATGAAAGCCCCAAGCCCGAACTTCTGGCAATTCGATTTCTAAACGCAGAGA ATGCACAGAAGTTCAAGGCAAAATTTGAAGAATGCAGGAATGAAGTAGGCAAGACAGCAAAGAAAG aTGCCAAGAAACTAAGGGCTTATCTGGATACTTTATTGGTAGCAGAACAGCTGGCCCGATGTTACACATTCCTCAGTCCCTGTGATTAA
- the TRMT2A gene encoding tRNA (uracil-5-)-methyltransferase homolog A isoform X1, which translates to MAEEGERCDPDRGTAPVAEAGDGAEPDSQAGEDPAESPDVYRYIKGDLFTSEIYKVEIQNLPKYIGFNDVKKFLAKYGLNPHKIKLFGKQTFAFVTFKSEEERDKAMRVLHGALWKSRHLSVRLAKPKADPIAKKRKQEEDSEQGEAKRPAPCGEEPLSKRIADVVTPLWNVPYEAQLAQKKQECEQVLQKLTKEIGNNNRALLPWLFLQKQKFNKLCCPVEGVKASPLQTEYRNKCEFLIGIGVNQEDKTVGCRLGKYKGGTCAVVEPFDTIHIPAIAKKVVKAFQDYIRSTPYSVYSPETYEGHWKQLTVRTSRNGHIMAIAYFNPQKLSKEELADLKISLAKYFTEGMGKSSGVTSLYFVEEGQRKSPNLEDLPLEHVAGDKYIYEELLGLKFRISPHAFFQVNTQAAEVLYTAIGEWAQLSQESTVLDICCGTGTIGISLAKRVKKVIGIELCQEAVQDAKANAQINELNNIEFYCGKAEDIVPSLMNVLAPQNLITIVDPPRAGLHSKVILALRRAEHLKKLIYVSCNPRAAMNNFVDLCRAPSNRVKGASFRPVRAMAVDLFPQTRHCELLIFFERVEYANGSSAAAAPAASEITAAACGTEGEDGISPAASEGSQAAAGHGDCSPREGSP; encoded by the exons ATGGCGGAGGAAGGCGAGCGCTGCGACCCCGATCGCGGCACGGCTCCCGTGGCGGAGGCTGGAGATGGGGCTGAGCCGGACAGCCAGGCCGGGGAAGACCCCGCGGAGAGCCCCGACGTATACAGATACATTAAGGGAGACTTGTTCACCTCCGAGATTTATAAAGTAGAGATACAGAACCTGCCCAAATACATTGGGTTTAATGATGTGAAAAAGTTCCTTGCCAAGTACGGGCTCAATCCTCACAAGATAAAACTCTTCGGGAAGCAGACGTTCGCCTTCGTGACGTTCAAGAGCGAGGAGGAGCGGGACAAGGCCATGCGGGTGCTGCACGGCGCGCTCTGGAAGAGCCGCCACCTCAGCGTGCGCCTGGCCAAGCCCAAGGCCGACCCCATCGCCaagaaaaggaagcaagaaGAGGACTCGGAGCAGGGAGAGGCGAAGCGTCCGGCTCCCTGCGGAGAGGAGCCTCTGAGCAAGCGGATCGCGGATGTGGTGACCCCGCTGTGGAACGTGCCCTACGAGGCGCAGCTGGCCCAGAAGAAGCAGGAGTGCGAACAAGTGCTGCAGAAGCTAACAAA GGAAATAGGAAATAACAACAGAGCTTTACTACCCTGGTTGTTCCTGCAGAAGCAGAAGTTTAATAAATTATGTTGCCCAGTGGAGGGAGTGAAAGCATCACCCTTGCAG ACTGAATATCGCAACAAATGTGAGTTCTTGATTGGGATTGGTGTAAATCAAGAAGACAAAACTGTGGGTTGTCGTCTTGGCAAATATAAGGGTGGTACATGTGCTGTAGTGGAGCCATTTGATACTATTCACATTCCTGCTATTGCCAAAAAAGTAGTAAAAGCTTTCCAAGACTACATAAG GTCAACTCCTTACTCAGTGTACAGCCCCGAAACCTACGAAGGGCACTGGAAACAGCTCACGGTCCGCACCAGCCGCAATGGCCACATCATGGCAATTGCTTATTTCAATCCTCAG AAATTGAGTAAAGAAGAGCTAGCTGACTTGAAAATCTCTCTGGCAAAATACTTCACAGAAGGGATGGGAAAGAGCAGTGGTGTTACTTCCCTGTACTTTGTGGAGGAAGGACAGAG GAAATCTCCCAATCTAGAAGACTTGCCTTTGGAGCATGTGGCTGGTGATAAGTACATATATGAAGAACTCCTTGGCCTAAAATTTAGAATTTCTCCTCATGCATTTTTTCAA GTGAACACACAAGCTGCAGAAGTGTTGTACACTGCCATTGGGGAGTGGGCACAACTGAGCCAAGAGAGCACCGTCCTGGACATCTGTTGTGGGACAGGAACCATTGGGATTTCTTTAGCAAAG AGAGTGAAGAAGGTAATTGGAATTGAGCTCTGTCAGGAAGCTGTGCAGGACGCCAAAGCAAATGCCCAGATTAATG aaCTGAATAATATTGAGTTTTATTGTGGGAAGGCAGAAGATATTGTTCCTTCCCTAATGAATGTTTTAGCTCCTCAGAACCTGATCACAATTGTAGATCCACCACGAGCAGGACTGC ATTCCAAGGTAATTCTTGCCCTTAGAAGAGCTGAACATCTGAAGAAGCTCATCTATGTCTCCTGTAATCCCAGAGCTGCAATGAATAACTTTGTGGA CCTGTGCCGGGCCCCTTCCAACAGGGTGAAAGGAGCCTCCTTCCGGCCCGTGAGAGCCATGGCTGTGGATCTGTTCCCTCAGACCAGGCACTGTGAGTTACTGATCTTCTTTGAGAGGGTGGAATATGCCaatggcagctctgcagcagcagcacctgctgccagtgagatcacagcagcagcctgtggcaCTGAGGGTGAGGATGGCATCAGCCCAGCAGCCAGCGAGGGgagccaggcagctgctggccaTGGGGACTGCAGTCCAAGAGAGGGCTCACCTTAA
- the TRMT2A gene encoding tRNA (uracil-5-)-methyltransferase homolog A isoform X2 has product MAEEGERCDPDRGTAPVAEAGDGAEPDSQAGEDPAESPDVYRYIKGDLFTSEIYKVEIQNLPKYIGFNDVKKFLAKYGLNPHKIKLFGKQTFAFVTFKSEEERDKAMRVLHGALWKSRHLSVRLAKPKADPIAKKRKQEEDSEQGEAKRPAPCGEEPLSKRIADVVTPLWNVPYEAQLAQKKQECEQVLQKLTKEIGNNNRALLPWLFLQKQKFNKLCCPVEGVKASPLQTEYRNKCEFLIGIGVNQEDKTVGCRLGKYKGGTCAVVEPFDTIHIPAIAKKVVKAFQDYIRSTPYSVYSPETYEGHWKQLTVRTSRNGHIMAIAYFNPQKLSKEELADLKISLAKYFTEGMGKSSGVTSLYFVEEGQRKSPNLEDLPLEHVAGDKYIYEELLGLKFRISPHAFFQVNTQAAEVLYTAIGEWAQLSQESTVLDICCGTGTIGISLAKRVKKVIGIELCQEAVQDAKANAQINELNNIEFYCGKAEDIVPSLMNVLAPQNLITIVDPPRAGLHSKVILALRRAEHLKKLIYVSCNPRAAMNNFVDLCRAPSNRVKGASFRPVRAMAVDLFPQTRHYQTKKWLQEKSSCSHPVNPV; this is encoded by the exons ATGGCGGAGGAAGGCGAGCGCTGCGACCCCGATCGCGGCACGGCTCCCGTGGCGGAGGCTGGAGATGGGGCTGAGCCGGACAGCCAGGCCGGGGAAGACCCCGCGGAGAGCCCCGACGTATACAGATACATTAAGGGAGACTTGTTCACCTCCGAGATTTATAAAGTAGAGATACAGAACCTGCCCAAATACATTGGGTTTAATGATGTGAAAAAGTTCCTTGCCAAGTACGGGCTCAATCCTCACAAGATAAAACTCTTCGGGAAGCAGACGTTCGCCTTCGTGACGTTCAAGAGCGAGGAGGAGCGGGACAAGGCCATGCGGGTGCTGCACGGCGCGCTCTGGAAGAGCCGCCACCTCAGCGTGCGCCTGGCCAAGCCCAAGGCCGACCCCATCGCCaagaaaaggaagcaagaaGAGGACTCGGAGCAGGGAGAGGCGAAGCGTCCGGCTCCCTGCGGAGAGGAGCCTCTGAGCAAGCGGATCGCGGATGTGGTGACCCCGCTGTGGAACGTGCCCTACGAGGCGCAGCTGGCCCAGAAGAAGCAGGAGTGCGAACAAGTGCTGCAGAAGCTAACAAA GGAAATAGGAAATAACAACAGAGCTTTACTACCCTGGTTGTTCCTGCAGAAGCAGAAGTTTAATAAATTATGTTGCCCAGTGGAGGGAGTGAAAGCATCACCCTTGCAG ACTGAATATCGCAACAAATGTGAGTTCTTGATTGGGATTGGTGTAAATCAAGAAGACAAAACTGTGGGTTGTCGTCTTGGCAAATATAAGGGTGGTACATGTGCTGTAGTGGAGCCATTTGATACTATTCACATTCCTGCTATTGCCAAAAAAGTAGTAAAAGCTTTCCAAGACTACATAAG GTCAACTCCTTACTCAGTGTACAGCCCCGAAACCTACGAAGGGCACTGGAAACAGCTCACGGTCCGCACCAGCCGCAATGGCCACATCATGGCAATTGCTTATTTCAATCCTCAG AAATTGAGTAAAGAAGAGCTAGCTGACTTGAAAATCTCTCTGGCAAAATACTTCACAGAAGGGATGGGAAAGAGCAGTGGTGTTACTTCCCTGTACTTTGTGGAGGAAGGACAGAG GAAATCTCCCAATCTAGAAGACTTGCCTTTGGAGCATGTGGCTGGTGATAAGTACATATATGAAGAACTCCTTGGCCTAAAATTTAGAATTTCTCCTCATGCATTTTTTCAA GTGAACACACAAGCTGCAGAAGTGTTGTACACTGCCATTGGGGAGTGGGCACAACTGAGCCAAGAGAGCACCGTCCTGGACATCTGTTGTGGGACAGGAACCATTGGGATTTCTTTAGCAAAG AGAGTGAAGAAGGTAATTGGAATTGAGCTCTGTCAGGAAGCTGTGCAGGACGCCAAAGCAAATGCCCAGATTAATG aaCTGAATAATATTGAGTTTTATTGTGGGAAGGCAGAAGATATTGTTCCTTCCCTAATGAATGTTTTAGCTCCTCAGAACCTGATCACAATTGTAGATCCACCACGAGCAGGACTGC ATTCCAAGGTAATTCTTGCCCTTAGAAGAGCTGAACATCTGAAGAAGCTCATCTATGTCTCCTGTAATCCCAGAGCTGCAATGAATAACTTTGTGGA CCTGTGCCGGGCCCCTTCCAACAGGGTGAAAGGAGCCTCCTTCCGGCCCGTGAGAGCCATGGCTGTGGATCTGTTCCCTCAGACCAGGCACT